A genomic segment from Actinomadura hallensis encodes:
- a CDS encoding ubiquitin-like protein Pup, whose protein sequence is MATKDTGGQKQTPRRTEEVEETEATTTEDVQERQEKLTDDVDSILDEIDEVLEENAEDFVRSYVQKGGE, encoded by the coding sequence ATGGCCACGAAGGACACCGGCGGGCAGAAGCAGACCCCCCGGCGCACGGAAGAGGTCGAGGAGACCGAGGCCACGACCACCGAGGACGTGCAGGAGCGCCAGGAGAAGCTCACCGACGACGTGGACTCAATTCTGGACGAAATCGACGAAGTTCTCGAAGAGAACGCAGAGGACTTCGTACGCAGCTACGTCCAAAAAGGCGGTGAATGA